CGTCACGACCGGCAAGGTCTACAGCCAGGTCATCGCCAAGGAACGACGCGGCGAATACCTCGGCGACACCGTGCAGGTCATCCCGCACATCACCAACGAGATCAAGGCGCAGATGCGCGCCCAGGCGGCCGCGGACGTCGACGTGATCATCACCGAGATCGGCGGCACCGTCGGCGACATCGAGTCGTTGCCGTTCCTGGAGGCGGCCCGGCAGGTGCGCCAGGACGTCGGCCGGGACAACGTCTTCTTCCTGCACGTCTCGCTGGTGCCCTACCTGGCCCCGAGCGGTGAGTTGAAGACCAAGCCGACCCAGCACTCGGTGGCGGCGCTCCGGCAGGTCGGTATCCAGCCCGATGCCCTTGTGCTCCGGGCGGATCGGGACCTGCCGGACGGGATCAAGGACAAGATCGCGCGGATGTGCGACGTCGATCTCGAGGCCGTGGCCGCGTGCGTCGACGCCCCGAGCATCTACGACATCCCGAAGGTGCTGCACACCGAGGGGATCGACGCCTACGTCGTACGCCGGCTCGGCGTGCCGTTCCGGGACGTCGACTGGCACGACTGGGATCTGCTGCTGGAGCGGGTGCACCAGCCGGAACACCGGGTCGAGGTCGCGCTGGTCGGCAAGTACATCGATCTGCCGGACGCCTACCTGTCGGTCACCGAAGCCCTGCGCTCGGGTGGTTTCCACCACGACGCGAAAGTCGTCATCCGATGGGTCAAGAGCGACGACTGCACCACACCCGCCGGGGCCGCCAAGGTGCTCGGCGGAGTGGACGCGGTGCTCGTGCCCGGTGGCTTCGGCGTCCGCGGCATCGAGGGCAAGCTGGGGGCGCTGCGCTGGGCGCGCGAACACCAGGTGCCGACACTCGGCATCTGCCTCGGCCTGCAGTGCATGGTGATCGAGTACGCCCGCAACGTCGCCGGGATCGCCGGGGCGTCCTCCACCGAGTTCGACCCGGAGACCCCCGCGCCGGTCATCGCGACGATGGAGGAGCAGAAGGCGTTCGTCGAGGGTGCCGGGGACCTGGGCGGGACCATGCGGCTGGGCGCCTACCCGGCGCAGCTGGTCGCCGACAGCGTGGTCGCCGAGGCGTATGGCGCCACCAGCGTCTCCGAGCGTCACCGGCACCGTTACGAGGTCAACAACGCCTACCGCGGGGAGCTGGAACAGGCCGGACTGGTCTTCAGCGGTCTGTCGCCCGACCGGGAGCTGGTCGAGTTCGTCGAGATCCCGAAGGATGCTCACCCCTACTACGTCTCGACCCAGGCCCACCCGGAGTTCCTGTCCCGGCCCAACCGGGCACATCCGCTCTTCGCCGGGTTGGTCGGCGCGGCGATCGACCAGCAGCGTGCGGCCAGGCTTGTAGAGGTCGAGCGCCCGAAGGCGGCCGATCCGGTTGCGGTTCAGTGATTTTCGCGAAAGGGCAGCATGAGCTCCGGGCATGATCGGTTGTCGACCCCGCTGACCGACCGGGTCGAGCCGCAAGAGGTGACATCCTCCGAGCTGGTCTACCACGGCCGGGTCTGGGACGTGATGTCGGAGAGAGTGCACCTCGGCGCGGGCGGCGAGGTCACGCGCGACTTCGTGCGTCATACCGGGGCCGTCGCGGTGGTGGCGCTGCGTGGTGATCCGGGCGCGGAGGAACTGCTGTTCATCCAGCAGTACCGCCACCCGGTGGGCACCTTCGACTGGGAGGTTCCGGCAGGACTGCTCGACAAGCCGGGTGAGGACCCGCGCGATGCCGCGGCACGTGAGCTGCGTGAGGAGGCGGACCTGGACGCGCGCACGTGGCACGTGCTGGTCGACCTGTTCACCTCTCCGGGTGCCTTGTCGGAGAACCTGCGTGTCTTCCTCGCCCGTGACGTGCACCCGGCCGTCGCCGAAGGTTTCGTGCGGGAGGGCGAAGAGCTCGGTATGCCGACCGGCTGGGTGTCACTGCCGGCTGCCATCGAGGCGATCATGGCCGGACGGGTGCACAACGGCATCGCCGTCTCCGCGGTGCTCGCCACCGAGATCGCGCGTCAGGGCGACTGGGCGGCACTGCGTCCGGCGGACGCTCCGTGGCCGGCGCATCCGGCATACCGATGAGCGTCGCCAGGCAGCCGTCGCGGCGCAGCGCGGTCGAGCCGTTCCACGTCATGGAGGTCGTGCGCGCGGCGGCGGCGCGACAGCGCAGCCACGGCGACATGATCCTGCTGTGCGTCGGTCAACCGTCGACACCCGCGCCGCGGCCGGTGCTGGACGCGGTGCATTCGGTGCTGGAGACCGACGCGCTCGGTTACACCGAGGGCGACGGCATCCCTGCGCTGCGGGAAGCGATCGCCGCACACTACGCGCGCGTCTACGACGTGCCGGTCGGTGTCGAGGAGGTCCTGGTCAGCACCGGATCGTCCGGTGGCTTCAGCACGCTCCTGCTGGCGGCCTTCGACACCGCTGACCGGGTTGCGATGGCTCGGCCGGGCTACCCGGCATACCGGAACACGTTGCGTGCGTTGGGACTTCAACCGGTAGAGATCGACGTGGACGCCGATACGCGCTTCCAGCTGACGGTCGACCAGCTCGACCGCGAGCACGCGGTGGCGCCGCTGGCCGGCGTGATCGTCGCCAGCCCCGCAAACCCGACGGGCACCATCATCGGTGCCGAGGAACTCGCCGACATCGCCGCGTGGTGCGGGACCCACGGCGTCCTGCTGCTCTCGGACGAGATCTACCACGGCATCTCGTACGGCGCGTCGGCGCAGACCGCACGTGTGTTCTCGACCGAGGCAGTGGTGCTCGGTTCGTTGAGCAAGTTCTGGTCGATGACCGGCTGGCGGGTCGGCTGGAACCTCCTGCCGCCGGCGTTGCGCCGACCGGTGGACGTGCTGCAGAGCAACCTGGCGATCTGTGCCCCGGCGGTGTCGCAACACGCTGCGGTTGCGGCGTTCTCGCCGGAAGCGACCGCCGAGCTACAGCGGCACGTGGAACGGTATGCCGTCAACCGCGACCTGCTGCTGCGCCGGCTGCCCGAGCTCGGCATACATTCCTTCGCGCCACCGGACGGGGCGTTCTACGCCTACTGCGACGTGTCGCACCTGACCGACGACAGCACCCGCTGGTGCGCGGAGGTGCTCGACCGGACCGGGGTCGCGATCGCGCCGGGCATCGACTTCGACCCGGTGCACGGCAACCGGTTCGTCCGGCTGAGCTTCTGCGGGGCAACGGACGCGCTCGACGAGGCGCTCGACCGCCTCGTCGCGATCATCTGACGGCGGCGGCGGGGCAGCAGCAGCAGCGGCGGCGACAGCGGCCGCGGCCACGGCGACAGCGGCAGCGGCCACGGCGACAGCGGCAGCGGCCACGGCGACAGCGGCAGCGGCGACAAGGCCTGACCGCGCGCCCCGGCTCCCCCCACCGAGCTTGCCGGGCCGCTTCGCTTGGCCCACCGTGGGTGGGGAAGATTTCTGGTGGTGGTGGCTGGCTGTTCGTGGGCTGTTGGCGGGACACTGGTGGAGTGTGTTGCGGTTAGACGCCGTTCCTCTCTAGCGCCATGGTGAGCCTGGCACCGAGCATGGTGGCGGAGGGCTCCACGGGAACCGTGGATTGTTGCTACGAGCACGCGTTACAGACTTCATTTCTTTCCTGCCCTCCCCGCAACACGCACCCGACCCCGGTCCTGGGGCCGGGCCGGCGGCGGTCTGAAGGAGGCCGTGATGGAAGTAGTACACGCCCGGTGTGCCGGGATCGATATCGCAAAAAAGGGCGCGAAAGTCTGTGTCCGGGTACAAGGCACTCGCCGCCGCAAGACCGGGTATGAGGTCACGGACTGGGGTTCGATGACTGATGACATCCTCGGGTTACGCCAGTACTTGATCGATCAGCAGGTGACCGGGGTGTTGATGGAATCGACCAGTGACTACTGGAAACCGTTCTACTACCTGCTCGAGGACGCCGGGTTCGAACTGATCTTGGCCAATGCCCGGCACGTGAAGAACATCCCCGGCCGCAAGAGCGACGTCAATGACGCGACCTGGCTGTCGGACTTGTGCGCACACCGGCTGGTGCGATCCAGCTTCGTGCCGCCGGCACCGATCCGGGCGTTGCGGGATCTGACCCGTTCCCGGGAGGTGATCACCCACGAACGGACCCGCAAGATCGCCCGGCTGGAAAAGCAGTTGGAGGACGCCGGGATCAAACTGTCCTCGGTGGCCTCCAACCTGAGCGGGGTGTCCTGTCACGACATGCTGACCGCGATGGTCGCCGGGCAACGCGACCCGATCGCCCTGTCGGAGTTGGCCCGCGGCAGCATGCGCAACAAGCGCCCGGACCTGCAACGAGCCCTGACCGGCCGGTTCACTGAGCATCACGCGTTCTTGGTGCGGATGTCCCTGGAACGCATCGCCCAGGACGACGCAGCGATCGCCGCGTTGACCCAGCGGATCGAGGCACAGATCGAACCCTTTCGCTCCTTCCGGGACTTGATCTGCGCGATCCCGGGAATCAGTACCACCGTCGCGGACGTGATCATCGCCGAGACCGGCGCGGACATGAGCGTGTTTCCCACCGCCGGGCACCTGGCCGCGTGGGCCGGGGTCGCGCCCGGGCAAAACGAGTCCGCCGGACGCACGGGATCGACCACGGCCCGTCCCGGGGACTCCCACCTCAAAGGCGCCCTGGGCATCGCGGCCATGTCGGTTTCCCGCACCAGAAACACGCGCCTGGGCGCCCGGTATCACCGCATCGCTGCCCGCCGCGGCAAACTCAAAGCCATCGTCGCGATCGAACGCACCCTGCTGTCCATCGTTTGGGCCATGGGCCACACCGGCCAGCCCTACCAGGAACCCGGCGCTGACTACTACACCCGGCTACGCCCGGACCGCACGAAAACACGTGCCCTGAAAATGCTCCGCGACCTCGGCTACACCGTCACCCTCACACCCGCAGCCTGACAACCCAGGACACAACGCCACGCACCTATCTTCGTTACAGAGGCTCACAAACGCACCGAGAGGCCCACACGAGCGGGTCTTCGAGCGTGCGCTGGCGCCGGTTTTCGTGTCCGCTCAGTGCGTTTGTGAGCCTGTCGGTGAGAATGGCGGGTATGCCGAAGAGCTTCGCGACGAGTGCGCCGGGCAGGGTCGTGCTGCTCAACGGACCCTCCAGCGCGGGCAAGTCCTCGCTGGCCCGGGCGTTCCTCGCGCGGCAGTCGACACCGTGGCACTACCTGCCGGTCGACCTGGTCCACTCGATCCGGTCGCGTCCCGCGGCAATGGCGGATCTACCGACCGACGGGACGCGGTGGCAGGAGAGCTTCCGGCGCAGCCGTGCCGGCTATCACCGGATGCTCGCGGGCTTGGCGCAGGCGGGCAACGACGTCGTCGGTGACCACGTCTTGAGCGAGCCGTGGCGGATCGCGGATCTGCTGCTGGCGCTGGACGGCATACCGACCTTGCTCGTGCACGTGACGGCTTCGCGCGCCGAGTTGGAACGTCGGGAGCGGGAGCGTGGTGACCGCGTACCGGGCACTGCGCTCGCACAGGTGGGCCTGGTGTTCGGCCACGGCGACCAGGATCTGGAAGTCGACACGACCGAGCTGAGCAGCGAGGATGCGGCGCAGGAGGTCGACGCTGTGGTGCAATCGTGGCCGCAGTGCACGGCAGTCGATCGCCTGCGAAGGAGGGGCCATGGCGGAGGGTGACCACATCCGGGTCAAGTCGATGATCATCCTGCCCAGCGCGGATGCGACGGCGCACGCCGTTGCCCGGCTCCGCCCGACGGCCGAGAACCCGCACGGTTACGACCGGTTGATCGGCGGGCACATCGAACCGGGGGAGACGGCGCGGGACGCGCTGGACCGGGAGGTCTTCGAGGAGCTCGGCGCGCCCCTGGCCGACGCGGAGCTGCTCGACGTGCTGGAGAACATCTTCCGGATCAACGGTCGCCTCGGACACGAGGTGGTCTTCGTGTATGGCGGGCAGCTGCCCGATCCCGGCATCATCCCGCCCGGCGGCAAGGTGTTCGCGGACGACGGCGACCCGATGCCGGTCTGGTGGCGTCCTGTCGACGACGCGGCGGAGTCCCATCCGCTCTATCCGCCCGGTGCCTCCGAACTGGCGAAGTCCGTCACCGACAGGCTCAAAAAGTAGTCCACCGGCTCAGTACCGCGATGGAATATCGGTGGAGTTGCTGAGCCGATCGGTATTTTCTGAGCCTGTCGGTGGTCGGGCCGGGGCGGACGGGGGGTTGCCGACGTCGTTGTGTGACGGACCGGCGGACCGGCGGACCGGCGGACCGTCAGGAGATGCCGAGGAACTCGCGGATGGCGGGCAGCTCCCGCTGCGCCTGCTCGTAGCCTGCGCGATAGCTCGCCTCGAGCACCGGGAGACGACGCTCACCGTTGCCGACCGGCTCGATCTCTGGCACGAAAACGTAGGCTCTACCGGCCTTTTCGAGCTCGAACAACTCTTCGCGCGTCCGGTTGTAGCGTGCCGCCCGGGTCCGCAGCGCTTCGGCAACCGCAGGGTACTTCCGGTAGTACGTCTTGAAGAACAGGTCCTTGCCCTCGGGCTCCTTGACGTAGGACCGCGGCTGGGTCAGCACCACGAAGAACTTGTCGTACCCGTCGGCCTGCGCCGCGTCCAGGGCGATGCCACCGGAAGTGCCGAGCGCGCCGTCGACATACACGTGCCCGTCCAGGTGGACCGGGGGCATCAGCACCGGCATCGAGGCCGAGGCCTGCACGCGCGCCAGCAGATCCGGCAGCGTCTTCATCTCGTCCCGGCCCCAGTAGACGGTCTCACCGGTGCCCGCGTCGAAGGCGCCGATCCGCCATTGATCTGAAGAGTCCTCGTAGGTCTGCCAGTCGAACGGCAGCACGTTGTCGGGCAGGCCGGACTCCTGGTAGATGAACTGCGAGTTGAAGATGCCCTTGCCGCGCACGAAGGTGCGCCAGCCGCCGAAGTTCGGCTCCTGCGCGAACGTCGTGAACGACGCGTGCGCCCGCCACGCATCACGGGTGAAGTAGTTCGAGGCGTTGGTCGCGCCGGCCGAGATGCCGACCATCCAGGTCATCCGGATGCGTGCCTCGATGAGGGCCACGACCAGACCCGCGGAATGGCTGCCGCGCATGGCACCGCCCTCGAAGACGAGGGCGGTGTCCGCGACGACGTGCTCAGTCGACACCGAAGTCGATCGCAGCGCGATCCAGTGCGTCGTCCTCGTCGCTGTCCACTGCCGGGTTCGCCGAAATCGCGGCGGCACCACCGGGTTTCAGCTCGCCGACCAGGTCTGTCTCGCGTTGCGGGAGAGCGCCGAGCCCGGCATACAGCTCCAGCTTGGAGCGGGTGTCGGCGATGTCCAGGTTGCGCATCGTCAGCTGGCCGATGCGGTCCGTCGGGCCGAACGCCGCGTCCTCGGTGCGCTCCATCGACAGCTTGTCGGGGTGGTAGCTGAACGCCTCACCGCGGGTGTCGATGATCGAGTAGTCCTCACCGCGCCGCAGCCGCAGCACCACCTCGCCGGTGACCGCCGACGCGACCCAGCGAAGCAGGCCCTCGCGGATCATCAGCGACTGCGGGTCGAACCAACGTCCTTCGTAGAGAAGGCGACCCAGTCGCCGGCCCTCGTTGTGGTACTGCGCGATGGTGTCCTCGTTGTGGATGGCGTTGACCAGCCGCTCGTATGCCGCGAACAGCAGCGCCATGCCCGGCGCCTCGTAGATGCCGCGCGACTTCGCCTCGATGATGCGGTTTTCGATCTGGTCCGACATCCCGAGGCCGTGTCGTCCGCCGACCTCGTTGGCAAGCTTGAACAGGTCGACCACGTCGTCGAACGTCTGCCCGTTGATCGAGACCGGGCGGCCGCGCTCGAATCGCACTGTGACGTCTTCAGTTTCGATGGCAACGTCGGGATCCCAGAAGCGCACGCCCATGATCGGCTCGACGATCTCCATGGAGGTGTCGAGCAGTTCGAGCTTCTTCGCCTCGTGCGTCGCGCCGAGGATGTTGGCGTCGGTCGAGTACGCCTTCTCGGTCGAGTCGCGGTAGGGCAGACCCTTGGCGACCAGCCACTCCGACATCTCGTGGCGCCCGCCGAGCTCGTCCACGAACTGCGCGTCCAGCCACGGCTTGTAGATCCGCAGGTCGGGGTTGGCCAGCAGACCGTAGCGGTAGAACCGCTCGATGTCGTTGCCCTTGAACGTCGATCCGTCACCCCAGATCGACACGTCGTCGTCGCGCATCGCACGCACGAGCAGCGTGCCGGTCACCGCGCGACCCAGCGGTGTGGTATTGAAGTAGACGCGGCCGCCGTTGCGGATGTGGAAGGCGCCGCAGGCGATCGCCGCCAGGCCTTCCTCGACCAGCTGTCGTTTGCAGTCGACCAGGCGCGACAGCTCGGCACCGTACTGCCCGGCGCGACCCGGGACGGAGTCGATGTCCGGCTCGTCGTACTGGCCCAGATCGGCGGTGTACGTGCACGGCACCGCGCCCTTGTCGCGCATCCAGGCCACGGCCACCGAGGTGTCCAGGCCACCGGAGAAGGCGATGCCGACGCGCTCGCCGACGGGGATGGAGTTCAACACTTTCGACACGGCACAGCAGCCTACGGCCCTCCTCGTGATCGCGGGCGGGCGGTCTACGGTGTGAACGGTGAGCACCGACGATCCCTGCCCCTGCGGCTCCGGCCGGGTGTATGACGACTGCTGCGGCCCGCTGCTCGCGACCGAGCGGCTGGCCGGCACCGCCGAGGAACTCATGCGGTCGCGGTACACCGCCTACTTCTACGGCAACCGGGAGCACCTGTGGCGCACCTGGCACCCGAGGACGCGTCCGCCGGAAGTCGCAGTCGAGCCGTCGATGACGTGGACCGGCCTGCGAATCCTGGACGTTCGCGACGGTCAGACCGACGACGACACCGGGGTCGTGGAGTTCGTCGCGTCATACGACGGGGGAGAGCTGCACGAGCGCAGCCGTTTCGCCAAGCGCGGCGGGCGCTGGTTCTACCTCGACGCGGACGACTGATCCGGGCGACTACTGCACCGGACGATCGGCGAGGTAGCGCACCAGCCCGGCGGCGTTGTCCAGCTGCGCAGCCTCCGCGGCCGGCATGAAGTCGACGCGGTCCCGGCGGAAGGCGACCGCTTCGTCGAGATGGGTGAGCGGCTCGGCGGCCTGCAGGAACGCGTCGAGCAGGTCGGTGGCGTCCAGCGAGTCGTCCTCGGCCCGGTAGGCCAGCGCATAACAGGCCAGGATCACCGCAGTGACGGCCACGTCGAGGCCCGGCGGGCCCCAGCAGGCGTTCTCCCAGTCGATCAGCTGGGGGCCACCGGCGGCCATCAGGACGTTGTTCGGGTGGAGGTCGAGGTGGATCAGCCGATCGTCCCCGTCACGTTCGGGCAACTCGCTGGCGCCCTCGGGCTTGCGCACGCCATGGGTCACCCGGTGCAGATCGGCGAGCATCCGCATCGCCTCGTCCATCGCCAGTCGCCCGGCAGTCATCTCGGCCAGCATGGTCGGGCCGTCGACACGCTCCAGCACGAGGTCCGGTCCGCGACTGGCCAGCACCCGGGGTGTGGGCACGCCGGCCTCCCACGCGATCCGCGTGGCGGTCGCGGCCGGACCCGCCGATCGCGACTCGTCCCGGTAACGTCGGAGCACGCGACCGCCGGCCAATTCGTAGACCGACGCGGTCGCGCCCGTCGCGAGCAGCGCTCCGGGGTGGTCGCAGGTGGTCACCTGCTCAGCCTAGGTGGCGGTCGTCCGCAGGGTATGCCGGACCGACCGGCACCCGGAGCATGAACTCCTCGCCGTACGACCGGAAGCCCGCCCGCCGCAGGATCGGCGCGGACGTGCCGACCCGTCCTCCGACGATCGCGACCTCGCAGCCGCGTTCCTGCGCCGCCCGCAGTCGTGCCTCCAGCACTGCGCGGTAGGCGCCGCGGCCCCGATCCCGGATCGTGCTCGCACCGCCCCAGAGCTTCGCGGCCCGGCCGTCGGCGACATACGTGGTGCCGCCCGTCGCAGCGGGACGTCCGTCCACGTGGGCCACGAAGGAGATGCCCGAGCCGGTCTCGACCGTTCGTCGGTGCGCGGCGATCTCGGCATCGGTCACCGGTGTGACGTCACGCTCGAACCCTTCGGCCGCCACCCGGGCGGACGCCTCGCAGCCCGCGCGGTCCAGCGGAACCTCGACGGTGACGTCCGCCGGCACCGCGAGGTCGGTGCGGTCGTTCAGGTCCAGGGCGAGGATCGCCAGCCGCTCCACTTCCTCACCACCGTGAGCGAGCAGCACGTCGATCAGCGATGCCGGCCGGATGTGCTCGTTGAGTCCGTTCCAGTAGGTCGCCGGGCGTCCCCAGGACCGGGCCAGCGAGGTGACTTCCGCGAAGAGGTCGGCGGCCGGGCGCGCCGAGTCGATCTCGTAAACGCCTGTGTCGTACTGGAATCCGTTGTCGTAGCGCACCACCGTGAAGCCATCGCGCACGACGTGCTCGCTGTCCGGCGGCACCCAGTAGCTGGTGGCGGCGATACGCATGATCTCGGCGGCATCCATTGCCCGTGAGGGTAGTGGCATGGCGGTGGGTCCGCCCGGCGGGCGGCTTATCCGTTTCGGGTGAGGGGACGCGACACCGTAGGATGGGCCTCGCTTGCGGTGGTGGAGTGACGACCCACCAGGCACACGACGGGTATGACGCACCAGGTGCGTCATACCCCGGATGCCGGCCGCGGGACGCGCGTGCGGCGTCACCGACGAGAGGCCGAGGTCTCCTCGGCGAAGGTGTGGTGGCACCGCGATCTGGCCCCCGCCCACACCTCCAGGGCTGCCTTCCCGACAGGTGGCCGATCGCGCGACCTTCGGGAACCGACCCGAAAGGAAACGCACATCATGCTTCGAACCCATGACGCCGGCACCCTGCGCGCCGCCGACGCCGGACAGACCGTGACGCTCACCGGCTGGGTGGCCCGGCGCCGGGACCACGGCGGGGTCGCCTTCCTCGACCTGCGCGACGCCAGCGGTGTGGTCCAGGTCGTCGCCCGTGACGAGGTGCTGACCGGCGCCGCACACGGACTGCGCAACGAGTACTGCATCGCGGTGACCGGCACGGTCACCCCGCGTGACGCCAAGGACGTCAACACAGACCTGCCCACCGGCGAGATCGATGTCGTCGCCGACACCATCGAGGTGCTCAGCGCGTCCGCGCCGCTGCCGTTCCAGATCGACGAGCGGATCAACGTCGGTGAGGAAGCCCGGCTGAAGTACCGCTACCTGGACCTGCGCCGTCCGGCGCAGGGTGGCGCGATCCGGTTGCGGTCCAAGGTGAACGCCGCCGCACGCGCCGTCCTGGCGCAGCGCGACTTCGTCGAGATCGAGACCCCGACGCTGACCCGCTCCACGCCGGAGGGCGCCCGCGACTTCCTGGTGCCTGCCCGGCTGCAGCCGGGCAGCTGGTACGCCCTGCCGCAGAGCCCGCAGCTGTTCAAACAGCTGCTCATGGTGGCCGGGATGGAGCGCTACTACCAGATCGCCCGGTGCTACCGCGACGAGGACTTCCGGGCCGACCGGCAGCCGGAGTTCACCCAGCTCGACATCGAGATGAGCTTCATCGAGCAGGCCGACATCATCGAGCTCGGTGAGGCGATCGCCAAGGCGCTGTGGGCGGTCATCGGGGTCGACATCCCGACGCCGTTCCCGCAGATGACGTATGCCGACGCGATGGCCAAGTACGGCTCCGACAAGCCGGACCTGCGCTTCGACCTCGAACTCGTCGAGTGCACAGAGCTTTTCAAGGACAC
This genomic window from Flexivirga oryzae contains:
- a CDS encoding phosphotransferase — protein: MTTCDHPGALLATGATASVYELAGGRVLRRYRDESRSAGPAATATRIAWEAGVPTPRVLASRGPDLVLERVDGPTMLAEMTAGRLAMDEAMRMLADLHRVTHGVRKPEGASELPERDGDDRLIHLDLHPNNVLMAAGGPQLIDWENACWGPPGLDVAVTAVILACYALAYRAEDDSLDATDLLDAFLQAAEPLTHLDEAVAFRRDRVDFMPAAEAAQLDNAAGLVRYLADRPVQ
- a CDS encoding IS110 family transposase, which produces MEVVHARCAGIDIAKKGAKVCVRVQGTRRRKTGYEVTDWGSMTDDILGLRQYLIDQQVTGVLMESTSDYWKPFYYLLEDAGFELILANARHVKNIPGRKSDVNDATWLSDLCAHRLVRSSFVPPAPIRALRDLTRSREVITHERTRKIARLEKQLEDAGIKLSSVASNLSGVSCHDMLTAMVAGQRDPIALSELARGSMRNKRPDLQRALTGRFTEHHAFLVRMSLERIAQDDAAIAALTQRIEAQIEPFRSFRDLICAIPGISTTVADVIIAETGADMSVFPTAGHLAAWAGVAPGQNESAGRTGSTTARPGDSHLKGALGIAAMSVSRTRNTRLGARYHRIAARRGKLKAIVAIERTLLSIVWAMGHTGQPYQEPGADYYTRLRPDRTKTRALKMLRDLGYTVTLTPAA
- a CDS encoding NUDIX domain-containing protein, with protein sequence MSSGHDRLSTPLTDRVEPQEVTSSELVYHGRVWDVMSERVHLGAGGEVTRDFVRHTGAVAVVALRGDPGAEELLFIQQYRHPVGTFDWEVPAGLLDKPGEDPRDAAARELREEADLDARTWHVLVDLFTSPGALSENLRVFLARDVHPAVAEGFVREGEELGMPTGWVSLPAAIEAIMAGRVHNGIAVSAVLATEIARQGDWAALRPADAPWPAHPAYR
- the argG gene encoding argininosuccinate synthase, whose product is MSKVLNSIPVGERVGIAFSGGLDTSVAVAWMRDKGAVPCTYTADLGQYDEPDIDSVPGRAGQYGAELSRLVDCKRQLVEEGLAAIACGAFHIRNGGRVYFNTTPLGRAVTGTLLVRAMRDDDVSIWGDGSTFKGNDIERFYRYGLLANPDLRIYKPWLDAQFVDELGGRHEMSEWLVAKGLPYRDSTEKAYSTDANILGATHEAKKLELLDTSMEIVEPIMGVRFWDPDVAIETEDVTVRFERGRPVSINGQTFDDVVDLFKLANEVGGRHGLGMSDQIENRIIEAKSRGIYEAPGMALLFAAYERLVNAIHNEDTIAQYHNEGRRLGRLLYEGRWFDPQSLMIREGLLRWVASAVTGEVVLRLRRGEDYSIIDTRGEAFSYHPDKLSMERTEDAAFGPTDRIGQLTMRNLDIADTRSKLELYAGLGALPQRETDLVGELKPGGAAAISANPAVDSDEDDALDRAAIDFGVD
- a CDS encoding aminotransferase class I/II-fold pyridoxal phosphate-dependent enzyme; translation: MAGASGIPMSVARQPSRRSAVEPFHVMEVVRAAAARQRSHGDMILLCVGQPSTPAPRPVLDAVHSVLETDALGYTEGDGIPALREAIAAHYARVYDVPVGVEEVLVSTGSSGGFSTLLLAAFDTADRVAMARPGYPAYRNTLRALGLQPVEIDVDADTRFQLTVDQLDREHAVAPLAGVIVASPANPTGTIIGAEELADIAAWCGTHGVLLLSDEIYHGISYGASAQTARVFSTEAVVLGSLSKFWSMTGWRVGWNLLPPALRRPVDVLQSNLAICAPAVSQHAAVAAFSPEATAELQRHVERYAVNRDLLLRRLPELGIHSFAPPDGAFYAYCDVSHLTDDSTRWCAEVLDRTGVAIAPGIDFDPVHGNRFVRLSFCGATDALDEALDRLVAII
- a CDS encoding phosphotransferase-like protein — its product is MPKSFATSAPGRVVLLNGPSSAGKSSLARAFLARQSTPWHYLPVDLVHSIRSRPAAMADLPTDGTRWQESFRRSRAGYHRMLAGLAQAGNDVVGDHVLSEPWRIADLLLALDGIPTLLVHVTASRAELERRERERGDRVPGTALAQVGLVFGHGDQDLEVDTTELSSEDAAQEVDAVVQSWPQCTAVDRLRRRGHGGG
- a CDS encoding YchJ family metal-binding protein: MSTDDPCPCGSGRVYDDCCGPLLATERLAGTAEELMRSRYTAYFYGNREHLWRTWHPRTRPPEVAVEPSMTWTGLRILDVRDGQTDDDTGVVEFVASYDGGELHERSRFAKRGGRWFYLDADD
- a CDS encoding CTP synthase gives rise to the protein MVEQTKHIFVTGGVASSLGKGLTASSLGHLLRARGLRVTMQKLDPYINVDPGTMNPFQHGEVFVTEDGAETDLDIGHYERFLDVNLAGDANVTTGKVYSQVIAKERRGEYLGDTVQVIPHITNEIKAQMRAQAAADVDVIITEIGGTVGDIESLPFLEAARQVRQDVGRDNVFFLHVSLVPYLAPSGELKTKPTQHSVAALRQVGIQPDALVLRADRDLPDGIKDKIARMCDVDLEAVAACVDAPSIYDIPKVLHTEGIDAYVVRRLGVPFRDVDWHDWDLLLERVHQPEHRVEVALVGKYIDLPDAYLSVTEALRSGGFHHDAKVVIRWVKSDDCTTPAGAAKVLGGVDAVLVPGGFGVRGIEGKLGALRWAREHQVPTLGICLGLQCMVIEYARNVAGIAGASSTEFDPETPAPVIATMEEQKAFVEGAGDLGGTMRLGAYPAQLVADSVVAEAYGATSVSERHRHRYEVNNAYRGELEQAGLVFSGLSPDRELVEFVEIPKDAHPYYVSTQAHPEFLSRPNRAHPLFAGLVGAAIDQQRAARLVEVERPKAADPVAVQ
- a CDS encoding patatin family protein translates to MSTEHVVADTALVFEGGAMRGSHSAGLVVALIEARIRMTWMVGISAGATNASNYFTRDAWRAHASFTTFAQEPNFGGWRTFVRGKGIFNSQFIYQESGLPDNVLPFDWQTYEDSSDQWRIGAFDAGTGETVYWGRDEMKTLPDLLARVQASASMPVLMPPVHLDGHVYVDGALGTSGGIALDAAQADGYDKFFVVLTQPRSYVKEPEGKDLFFKTYYRKYPAVAEALRTRAARYNRTREELFELEKAGRAYVFVPEIEPVGNGERRLPVLEASYRAGYEQAQRELPAIREFLGIS
- the aspS gene encoding aspartate--tRNA ligase, giving the protein MLRTHDAGTLRAADAGQTVTLTGWVARRRDHGGVAFLDLRDASGVVQVVARDEVLTGAAHGLRNEYCIAVTGTVTPRDAKDVNTDLPTGEIDVVADTIEVLSASAPLPFQIDERINVGEEARLKYRYLDLRRPAQGGAIRLRSKVNAAARAVLAQRDFVEIETPTLTRSTPEGARDFLVPARLQPGSWYALPQSPQLFKQLLMVAGMERYYQIARCYRDEDFRADRQPEFTQLDIEMSFIEQADIIELGEAIAKALWAVIGVDIPTPFPQMTYADAMAKYGSDKPDLRFDLELVECTELFKDTTFRVFQAPYVGAVVMPGGASQPRRQLDAWQEWAKQRGAKGLAYILVKEDGTLSGPVAKNLTEAELAALPAHVGAKPGDCIFFGAGDAKSSRALLGAARLEIGRRCELIDESKWSFLWVLDAPLFEPSADAVASGDVAVGAGAWTAVHHAFTMPKKEYLDTFDTDPGSALAYAYDMVCNGNEIGGGSIRIHRKDIQERVFKVMGLSEEEAQEKFGFLLDAFAFGAPPHGGIAFGWDRICALLAGADSIREVIAFPKSGGGYDPLTAAPAPITAAQRKEAGVDAKPEKKGTPESAPSA
- a CDS encoding NUDIX hydrolase; this translates as MAEGDHIRVKSMIILPSADATAHAVARLRPTAENPHGYDRLIGGHIEPGETARDALDREVFEELGAPLADAELLDVLENIFRINGRLGHEVVFVYGGQLPDPGIIPPGGKVFADDGDPMPVWWRPVDDAAESHPLYPPGASELAKSVTDRLKK